CAACATCGAGTATGGCCCGTAATCTATCGTTAAACCGAGAATCGACATATTATCGGTATTCATCACCCCATGCACAAATCCAACACGATACCATTCGATAATCATTCTGGCGGTGCGATCCGCGACAGCTTGGAAGAAATCCAAATTTTTTGTTTCTGAGTTGACATCCACTTCTTCAAAATAATTTTCGATGGCAAAATCAATTAATTTTTGAAGCGTATCAACCTCTTTTCGTGCAGCCAACAATTCAAAATGCCCAAACCTCAAAAAAGATTCCGCCACGCGAAGAACAGTAGCGCCTTGTTCTTGTTTTGGGTTTCCATCATAAGCAATATCTCGGGTTACCCATTCGCCAGTTTTCACAAGACTCAAAGCTCTCGTTGTTGGCACACCAAGATAATACATCGCTTCACTCATCAAAAACTCACGGACTGAAGATCTGAGAACTGCACGTCCATCAGCAAAACGGGAATAAGGCGTCGCGCCGACACCTTTCCATTGCAATTCGGAAGTTTGGTTTTTTTCATTTTTAATTTCGCCTGCATAAATGGCGCGTCCATCACCTAATTGTCCAGCCCAATTTCCAAATTGATGTCCCGCGTAAGCTGTTGCATAAGTTTCGATATTTTTTGGTAAATCTTGGGCTGCAAGAAATTTTAAATCATAATCTAAACTCCCAAGTCCAATTTCTTGACTTAACTTTTCATTAAAAGCAATTAATTCTAAATTTTCAAAATGTGCTGCAGAAACTGTTGTAAACAAAAATCCTGGTGTTTGTCTTTGATGTAAATCCCCTGAGAAATCTCCTGGAAACCTATCAACAAAGTTATGTGTAATGTTATGAATATTCATTGTTAAAAAAAGCCCACAAAAAGTGGGCTGTAATTATTTGTTAAAATCTATTTCGTCTCCAGAATTTAGTTTCTCGTTGAGACTCTCTTCTTTCTTGGGACTATTGTTGTTATTGCTTGGCGGTGGCGTTGGGTTTTTAATTTCATCCATCGTTCGGAGTCCGCCTTCGTCACCGTAGCCGCCGCGCAAACCACTCAGATCCGAGCAGCTTCCTGTCCAATCTGTTGGTTTTATAAATTTATCTTCTGGTGAAATCCCTAACGATTTATCAGCATAAACTTTCTTCATAAAAATCGCCCAAATAGGAAGCGCCATTTTGGCACCTTGGCCTTCGCCAGTACTTCTAAAGTGGGTGGCACGGTCTTCCCAACCAACCCATACTCCAGTTGCTAATTTAGGTGTAATACCCATAAACCAACCATCGGAGTTTTTCTGCGTTGTACCTGTTTTACCTGCAATTTCGGCAGCCACGACACCACGACGTTTCAGTTCTCCAGAAGCAGTACCAAATTCGGTTACACCTTTCATTAGGTCAATCATGGTGTAAGCATACATTTCGTTCATCACTTCTTTCACAAGAGGTTTCA
This genomic stretch from Chryseobacterium sp. POL2 harbors:
- a CDS encoding protein adenylyltransferase SelO; its protein translation is MNIHNITHNFVDRFPGDFSGDLHQRQTPGFLFTTVSAAHFENLELIAFNEKLSQEIGLGSLDYDLKFLAAQDLPKNIETYATAYAGHQFGNWAGQLGDGRAIYAGEIKNEKNQTSELQWKGVGATPYSRFADGRAVLRSSVREFLMSEAMYYLGVPTTRALSLVKTGEWVTRDIAYDGNPKQEQGATVLRVAESFLRFGHFELLAARKEVDTLQKLIDFAIENYFEEVDVNSETKNLDFFQAVADRTARMIIEWYRVGFVHGVMNTDNMSILGLTIDYGPYSMLDEYDLEFTPNTTDLPGRRYAYGKQGQIAHWNLLQLANALFPVIKNETALQEILEHYASDFWKLHDEMLCKKFGFDTLLKIDEPFFTTWQQMMQDLKLDHTLFFNTLTDLVLKENLDAKDFNNCFYHQPSVEDVARISDFIKNYQKRLNQNLISRPEIQQLMSQNNPKFILRNYLLYEAIQDLENGDNTKFNALWKALQTPYGNHDDALLAKRPQKYNMVYGCSQLSCSS